In Brassica napus cultivar Da-Ae chromosome A3, Da-Ae, whole genome shotgun sequence, the sequence AACAAGATGACCAACAGTCGGTGTTGGGATGAAGATGAGCTCTGTATTCCCCATCTCTAACAACAGATAAGCTTTTGTTCTTGTGTTGACAAGAGCATAAATCTACAAACTGTAGAAGAGAAAATTAGTTACATTGACTTTTGTGATAATCAGACGTGATGATGATTACTGATGCGTTCGGTCTACCTAATGTTGAGCTGGCCCTTGGTTGTTTCAAGAGAGAAGATtaacttaaaaagttaaaataatggCCGACGACATCAAGAGAGTGGGATCCACAACCAAAAGGAAAGCTACTTTCTTTCCATCCACAAGATACTCATGCCTACATCTCTTCACAGATGATACATCAAAGTTAGGAGAAAGAAACTCTTGGGAGCATGTTATTGTTCTGGGAAGCTTTATCTACTGATCTAACTTGTTAGagtcaacaaaaacaaaagcacATCAATCACATAGGTTCAGTAACTTGTTGAATAGATCAGtataaagcaaaaaaatagaaGCTGAAAAGACAAAACTTGTTCCCATGGGAAGACAGTGAATCAGATAGAACAAAGCTACTTTCTTGCATCTCTCTTTCTTCGTTCTAATCACAGATGATACAGACCAAATCATTCTTCGGTAACTGCACACAGCCTTAAGACTTATTAagtcaacaaaaacaaaataaatcaatcACATAGCTCTTAACAACTTGTTGAGTGGCAAAGATAAAAGAAGAACTCGCTGAATAGAATCAGatacagaacaaaaaaaaccatAACACAAGAGATAGAGAGGTCTGATCAACAACTTGAGAGAGGCATACATACATACACGGTACAATAACGGAATCAAACATAGAGCATAGAAGCTAAAAAAGAAAAGTCACCGCCTTTGATCATAATCAAGGACTTCAGAATCAGTAACCGATCTCGAGTGCTGCACAATCGACCTTCCAATAGAGTTGATCCactcctccttctccttctcgtTATCAGCGATGAAGAACATGGTGATGTTCCCGCTCGAAATCTCGAAGGCGAAAGGCTTGTTCACCACGTCCTCAGCTCCTTTCACGGTCAGACAGTCTCCCACCGAGATCACCCCACGCGGGATGGATCCGCGGGTTAAGGCGGAGGATTGATCCTTGAACCACAGGAGCTTCCCTCGCTTGAGCACGAACCAGCGTCGTCGCCAGGTCTTGATGTAATCGCCTTGCTTTGTGAGCCAGCCTGATCGCTCCGGGTTGGACCAGAACTCGATTCCTTCGTAATCTTGCCGGTTCGGGTCCTGGCCTGTAGCGATTCGCCAGAGATTCTCCatcctctccctctctctctctcctaaaaTCTCAACTGTTTCTATCgatcttttattatttgttttcttttctatcaaTTGATTCTATGAAAACGCAGCGTATTGGCTACTCTTTCAATAATTCGACCCTGCTCATGCTGCCTGCCTCTCTGCGTATGATGGGGACACGCAATAACTGTTggaaattttaatttgtttagtgGAAGTTGGACTTTTGCTGATTTCcgcactaatttttttttacattaaatataaataaatatatatgtgacGAGAGCATAAAAAgtctttaaatttatttaaattttaaatttactacTATTCTTAAAAGAACTTACGTTattggtttataaattttaacatttttaaaaatttattgtaaCTTGTTTAGtgatttataaaatatgaaatttactCTTATTGgtttatctatttttaaattattaacaaGCTTATGTTACTGATtgatatattgtaatattttaaaattttctgtatTGGTTTggtgatttttaaaatttaattcaaaatcTGTTgctattcaaaattttgattttttgttgatTCTTACCAATTTCATTCATCaaatacaattttcaaaataatatgcatctcttaacaatatttttcattaattttctaAAGACGGCTAAAAGTTCACATAAACCATTAGTAGTTAATATAAATTAGATAGgaataagattttattttcttaactaAGAGTTTCATTTTGATTTACTGTTCAGCaaagtatataaaatgtatTCGGAGGATAtcgagtttttgtttttatcccGGTGGCGACaagagtataaaactatttgCCCGACAGAACAGACTGAGGACACTAGTCCAACAATTCttacacaaaaatgaaaaatctcaCGAATCAAACAGCTCGAGTGTGATAATACTGGCAAAAGCAAAATCCATGCTTATTCTAAAACGTTGTTGATGCGGGGGCGGGGCCTAGTAACCTCAGGTGTCTCAAGAAAAGAAGACTCAGCAAGATCAATGGCTCTTGCTAAAGCCGCTGCTTTGTTCTCACACTCCCTCTGTTCATCCTCAGGGTTACTGTCTGCCACCACTCCAGCTCCAGCCTGAATATGAGCAATCCACTCTCGACGTCTCTGAGGATGCTTGTAGGAGTACAATGTGTCGTATCGTGTATTTGTTGGGAAGACCATTGTTCTGAGAGCCAAGGCAATGTCCATGTCTCCATTAAACGAAATGCCTCCAAAGCCTCCACTGTAAGGACCGCGTCTCGTTACTTCTAGTTTATCAATTAGCTCCATTGCTTTTACCTGTATCAAGtgagtttcttttttcttttagtatGGTGAATGTGTAAAAATGAGTTTATGGTTTTACCTTTGGGGCTCCACTGACTGTTCCAACGGGAAGTGCAGCTCTAAGAGCGTCCCAGCTTGTTAGATCATCGAGTAATTCGCCTTTTACCTGCAACAAAGGAGATATGTTGTTGAGAGACAAAGCAGAAACTATAGTTTGTTTGCTTTTTAAGAATTGCAGTAAAGGCAAACATACCGTGGAGCTTATGTGCATTACATGTGAATAACGTTCTATATTCATGAGCTTCTCAACCTCCACAGAACCGGGCTTTGAAACCTGAGTTCACAACCAACTCCAACAAGTTATAGATTACATCTCAAAAACTGCTATTTGGTTTACGGAAAGAAAAGGTTATTAACCTTGCCGACATCGTTCCTTCCCAAATCAACAAGCATGATATGCTCTGCGCACTGTTTTTCATCGCTCAAGAGCTCTTTCTCCAGCATTAGATCTTCTTTGGGTGTCTTTCCTCGTCTTACAGTTCCAGCAAGGGGGCGATTTGTAATCTTCCTCTGAAGCGGACACACATTGAGCCATTCATTTTACTTGTAAACAAAGGAGATACTGAGCTAACACTTACATTTTTCGAGCGTAACAATATTTCTGGACTTGAAGCAACTAATATACATCCTCTAGCCTGTAAAATTAAAATCCACAGATTAGTGATATCAATCTATGTAAGGAAACAAGGACTCAATGTGTATGCATGCATACCTGTAAATAAGCCATGTAAGGGCTTGGATTAACAATCCTAAGAGCTCTATATATCTCAAACGGGTCCGCAAATGTCCTCCTTTCAAACCTCTGACTAAGAACTATCTGAAAGATGTCTCCAGCCAAGATGTGTTCTTTGGCTTCCAACACTGCCTCCTTGTATGCCTCACTGGTCATAGTAGATTTCTCCAGCTTAGGACCGAATTGCTCAGTGCGTAGTTTTATGAAACCAGTCGGCATCTTGGGGCTGCAATCAAAAGAAACATCTACAGTTAGCAAAGAGAAAACTATAATCCAATCCATAAGACTGGTATTAGACTGATCCACTCACGGTTTCTGGTCTTGAATTCTAGAGACTAGAGATTCCAACTGATACATTCCATCATTATAATTATCTTCAACAGAACGATCCTTATCTATCCGCACCCAATGGATCACATACGCTTTCTGTGGGATAGTATCACAATGAATCAACTATGTGTGTAGATAAGCTCATGATAAAATAGCAAGATGTAACAAGAGTGTACCTTCTCGACATGATCAAAGACAATCACATCATCATAAAGACCCAAATGAACATCAGGAAGACTCCTATCATCCTCAGGAGCATTAGAAAAaggaagcttcttcttctcaacaTAACGCACAGTGTCATACGAGAAGTATCCAACCCAACCACCTAAGGAGAAAACCCTTCATCAGATAAATAATCCTAACTACGAAGTTATAGATTCCTTCCTCTTACCGCAGAAAGCTTCAGGCAGTTCATCAATCCGTTGAGGTTCCCATTCCTCCATGATCTTCTGAGGAACCACCATCGGATCATCCACTTCCTCCACCGTCCTACGACCAGCTCCATGGTCCATGACAGTGACAACATTCCCCTTGGCTACAATCTCAATCGTGGGTTGAGCTCCAACTACACTATACCTCCCCTAAGAGAGATGATATCTCA encodes:
- the LOC106438359 gene encoding pleckstrin homology domain-containing protein 1-like → MENLWRIATGQDPNRQDYEGIEFWSNPERSGWLTKQGDYIKTWRRRWFVLKRGKLLWFKDQSSALTRGSIPRGVISVGDCLTVKGAEDVVNKPFAFEISSGNITMFFIADNEKEKEEWINSIGRSIVQHSRSVTDSEVLDYDQRR
- the LOC106438357 gene encoding anthranilate synthase alpha subunit 2, chloroplastic-like isoform X3; the protein is MSAVSISSVKSNLSAVKAVAVTHHRPPPSFRCPSSLASLSSTTTTSLHCNDVSSISRSKLLPPSRLHPIKSSPSPTPSLDSSANQLAKFKEAAEKGNLVPLYRCVFSDHLTPILAYRCLVKEDDRDAPSFLFESVEPGLQASNIGRYSVVGAQPTIEIVAKGNVVTVMDHGAGRRTVEEVDDPMVVPQKIMEEWEPQRIDELPEAFCGGWVGYFSYDTVRYVEKKKLPFSNAPEDDRSLPDVHLGLYDDVIVFDHVEKKAYVIHWVRIDKDRSVEDNYNDGMYQLESLVSRIQDQKPPKMPTGFIKLRTEQFGPKLEKSTMTSEAYKEAVLEAKEHILAGDIFQIVLSQRFERRTFADPFEIYRALRIVNPSPYMAYLQARGCILVASSPEILLRSKNRKITNRPLAGTVRRGKTPKEDLMLEKELLSDEKQCAEHIMLVDLGRNDVGKVSKPGSVEVEKLMNIERYSHVMHISSTVKGELLDDLTSWDALRAALPVGTVSGAPKVKAMELIDKLEVTRRGPYSGGFGGISFNGDMDIALALRTMVFPTNTRYDTLYSYKHPQRRREWIAHIQAGAGVVADSNPEDEQRECENKAAALARAIDLAESSFLETPEVTRPRPRINNVLE
- the LOC106438357 gene encoding anthranilate synthase alpha subunit 2, chloroplastic-like isoform X2, which gives rise to MSAVSISSVKSNLSAVKAVAVTHHRPPPSFRCPSSLASLSSTTTTSLHCNDVSSISRSKLLPPSRLHPIKSSPSPTPSLADSSANQLAKFKEAAEKGNLVPLYRCVFSDHLTPILAYRCLVKEDDRDAPSFLFESVEPGLQASNIGRYSVVGAQPTIEIVAKGNVVTVMDHGAGRRTVEEVDDPMVVPQKIMEEWEPQRIDELPEAFCGGWVGYFSYDTVRYVEKKKLPFSNAPEDDRSLPDVHLGLYDDVIVFDHVEKKAYVIHWVRIDKDRSVEDNYNDGMYQLESLVSRIQDQKPPKMPTGFIKLRTEQFGPKLEKSTMTSEAYKEAVLEAKEHILAGDIFQIVLSQRFERRTFADPFEIYRALRIVNPSPYMAYLQARGCILVASSPEILLRSKNRKITNRPLAGTVRRGKTPKEDLMLEKELLSDEKQCAEHIMLVDLGRNDVGKVSKPGSVEVEKLMNIERYSHVMHISSTVKGELLDDLTSWDALRAALPVGTVSGAPKVKAMELIDKLEVTRRGPYSGGFGGISFNGDMDIALALRTMVFPTNTRYDTLYSYKHPQRRREWIAHIQAGAGVVADSNPEDEQRECENKAAALARAIDLAESSFLETPEVTRPRPRINNVLE
- the LOC106438357 gene encoding anthranilate synthase alpha subunit 2, chloroplastic-like isoform X1 codes for the protein MSAVSISSVKSNLSAVKAVAVTHHRPPPSFRCPSSLASLSSTTTTSLHCNDVSSISRSKLLPPSRLHPIKSSPSPTPSLAADSSANQLAKFKEAAEKGNLVPLYRCVFSDHLTPILAYRCLVKEDDRDAPSFLFESVEPGLQASNIGRYSVVGAQPTIEIVAKGNVVTVMDHGAGRRTVEEVDDPMVVPQKIMEEWEPQRIDELPEAFCGGWVGYFSYDTVRYVEKKKLPFSNAPEDDRSLPDVHLGLYDDVIVFDHVEKKAYVIHWVRIDKDRSVEDNYNDGMYQLESLVSRIQDQKPPKMPTGFIKLRTEQFGPKLEKSTMTSEAYKEAVLEAKEHILAGDIFQIVLSQRFERRTFADPFEIYRALRIVNPSPYMAYLQARGCILVASSPEILLRSKNRKITNRPLAGTVRRGKTPKEDLMLEKELLSDEKQCAEHIMLVDLGRNDVGKVSKPGSVEVEKLMNIERYSHVMHISSTVKGELLDDLTSWDALRAALPVGTVSGAPKVKAMELIDKLEVTRRGPYSGGFGGISFNGDMDIALALRTMVFPTNTRYDTLYSYKHPQRRREWIAHIQAGAGVVADSNPEDEQRECENKAAALARAIDLAESSFLETPEVTRPRPRINNVLE